DNA from Polyangiaceae bacterium:
CAGGGTGGAGGCCCGCGAAACGACGCTCTCCAGCCGCTCGTAAAAGTCCTTCTTGTACCCGTTCTTGGCACGCGCGAGCTCATCAGCGCTCGGTGGCTTGGCGAGGGCGTCCGTCAGTGCCTTCTTCAGGGCCTTTTCCAGTTGCTCGACGCTCACCTTGGGTGCGGCGGTGGCCTGCACTACGTAGAAGCTGCCGAGGCGCATCGATGCCTGGAACGCCGTCACGTCTTTGGCGACCTTCTGGTCGTAGACGAGGGGCTTGTACAGCCGGCTGGTCTTGCCGCGTGACAGCACGCTGGACATGAGGTCCAGTTCCGCGTCGCCTGCCTCGAACAGGGCGGGCGTCGGCCAGGCGAAGGTCACGCGCGGCAGTTTGACGTCATCCGTCCGCGTGATGTGTTCGATCTTGCTGAAGCTGGGCAAGGCAGCCTTCGGCGGCTCCGCGCGTTTGCCGGGCGCTGCATCAGCGAAGTACTTGCCGATCAGCGCCTTGGCGGCGTCGGGTTTGAAGTCGCCCACGACGGTCACGACAGCATTGGCAGGCGTGTAGTACTCGCGGAAAAAGCCCTTCACGTCATCCAGGGACGCCGCCGTGAGATCCTGATGCGAGCCGATCACTGGCTCGTGATAGGGGTGCCCGGCGGGAAACAGGTTCTGCGTCAGGTAGATCCAGCTCATGCCGTAGGGGACATTTTCGTAGCGCTGTCGGCGCTCGTTCTTCACTACGTCCCGCTGGTTGTCCAGTCCGCTCTGCGTCAGCGCAGGCAGCATGTGGAACATGCGGTCGGACTCCATCCACAACGCCAGCTCCAAGTAGTTCGACGGCACGCGCTCGTAGTAGTTGGTGCGATCCTGATTGGTCGTGCCGTTGATGTCGGCACCAAGGGGTTCGAAGGGCTTGAAGTACTCGTCCGGGTAGTTCTGCGACCCCTGGAACATCAAGTGCTCGAACAGGTGCGCAAACCCGCTGCGCCGCGGACGCTCGTTGGCCGAGCCCACTAGATAGCGGACCTCCACCGCAACCACTGGCAGCCGGCGATCCTGACTGAGCAGGACAGTGAGCCCATTGTCGAGCTGGTACTGTTCGACGGACAGCTTGGGCGCGGCCGTTGCTGTTGCCGCGGTCGCGAATAGCGCGGCGGCGAGCGCCCTCGAGATCAAACTTTTCATTCGGGTCATCTCCTCGCGCCTCGGGCAGGCGCGCCTGGGAGGACAGTGGTTGCGGCCTGCGTCGTCAATCGAAACGAGTTTCTGCGGGGTTCGTGGGCAGAATTTGCCCCGTGGCATCGTAGGAGGGGCGGGCGGCACGCCGGGGCATTTGGTGGTTGCCGCTCCCTGGAGGACAAAAAGCCCATGAATATTCGACTCATTCGAGCCCTTGGCCTTGGCGCGTTGCTGCTTTCCACGGCGGCATGTTCGAGCAAAGGAGCGGGCGGCGGGTTTCCTGACGGCGGCGCTGGCCAGGGGAGCAACGGGGGCTTTGGTGCCTTCGGCTCGGGCGGGGGTGGCTTCGGCGCCTTCGGCGCCAACGGGGGCGCGGCCGGCATGGCTGGCGGGGGCGCGGGCTATGGCGGATCTGCGGGCTACGCCGGCGGCAGCGCAGGCTACGGCGGCAGCGCAGGCTACGCGGGCGGTGGTGCGGGCTATGGCGGCTACGCGGGGTACGCAGGGGGTCCCTCGGGAGGCGGCAACAGTGGCTTCGGCGGATTCGCGGGCAGCCCGCCGTCGGGCGGAGGTGGCGGATCCGCGGGGAGCGGCACTGGCGGTTCGGCCGGCTCGGGCAGCACTGCGGGCTCAGGCGGCTTCGGCGGTTCGAGCGGCGGGGGAAGCACGGGCGGTACCGCGGGCTCAGGCGGCACCGCGGGCTCAGGCGGCAGCTCGAACAGCTGCGCGGGCTACTGTGGCTCCAAGGCGCCGAGCGGCTGCTACTGTGACTCCAGCTGCGCGAGCTACAACGATTGCTGTCCGGACAAGGCGCTCTACTGCCCCTGACAGGTGCAATGCGCGACGCCTCGGCGCCGGTTCGCACCAGCTTGGTGCAGAGCCGGCGTCGCGACGCGTATTGAGCGCAGGAACACGCTGGCACGCAGCCTGCTCTTGTGAGGGGACATGAGCACCCCCGAAACGAACCGGCTGCCCGATCCCAACACTTGGCGCGGAGCGCGCCCCATCGAAGACCCGGAGAAGACGAAGCGCTGGGGCTTCGTGACGGCGAAGCCCAGCGAATATCTGGTGCACGTGCGACGCGGTCGCGTGCTCGGAACGTCCGGGCAAGGCGCTTCCTGCTTCAAGTGGCCTTGGGACGCGGTGGCGATCGTGCCCACCAGCCTGCAGCGGCTGGCGTTTCGCGCGGACCAAGTGACCCTGGAAAAGGTGGGCGTCGAAGTGGTCGGCCTGGCGGTGTATCGCATCGCCGATCCGTTGATCGCCTACCGCGTGCTCAACTTCTCCTTCCCCGAGCGCGCCCAGCAGAAGCTCGAAGAAACGTTGACGCAGATGTTCGTGGGCGCCACTCGCCGCCTCGTCGCCAACTTGCCCGTGGAGGACTGCCTGAAGAAGCGCAAGAGCGCGTTGGCGGCAGAGCTGTTGCGGGAAGTGGCGCCCGTGGTCGGCGGCGAAGGCACGCCCGACGACACCACGGACAAGGGCTGGGGCGTGGTGATCGACACGATCGAGATCCAAGAGGTGCGCGTGCTATCTGCGGGCGTTTTTGCCTCGATGCAGGCGCCATTTCGTTCGGAGCTCGAACGCGCCGCGCGCCAAGCTCGCGCCGACGCCGAGCGCGACATCGCGCTGCGTGACGAAGATTGCCGCAAGTCGATTGAAGAGGCGAAGATCAGGACGACCCTGGCGGTTCAGGCCGAGCGCTCCTCGCTGGAGCGAGCCGAAGCGGAGGCGAGATTGGAGCGAGCCCTACGCGACGAGACCACCCGTCGCGACGTGGAGCGTGCGCGCCTGGATGCCAGCGCCGAGGTAGAAGCGCACGCGCTGCGCTTGCAGGAACAGACGCGAGAGCAACAAGCGGAAGCAGAAGCGCACACGCGGCGCCGCCTCCAACGCGCGAAGCAAATCGAACTGGAAACCCACGAGGCGCTACTGCTCGCCGCGCGTGCACAGGCAGAGCTGGCAGCGTTGGAGCTGGATGCGAACGTGGCCAAGCGCGAACGCGAGTTGGTCGTGGTGGGCAACGAGGGACGCCTGCGCGCCGAGCTCGCGCTACTCGACGCCCAGGCGGAACGCGAGGCGGCTGAGGCCCACGCCCGCCGATCGACGGCCGACCACCTGCCTGCGCTGGCTGCCGCCATGAGTCAGCGCTTCGAGAACGTGAATCTGACCCACATCGGCGGCGACCCCAGTGCTGCCTTTGGCTCCATCGCCCACGCCATCCGGGGCGTACTCGATATCGTCAACTCGTCGTCGTCGAAGCAAAGCGCGCCGTAGCGTGACGCTGCCACAGCCAAGCCAGGGGCGCCGCGACGGCGACGGCAAGCACGAGGAGCGGCTGTCGCAGAACGCCAACGCCGAGCAGCAGGGACGCGAGAACCAACCCGGCAAGGCGCACTGCCAGATACTGGCGTCGTAGCCGCGCATTCGAACTCAGCAGCACGAAGTCCGTCGGGAGCAACAGCAGCAACACCTCGTTGAATCGCAGCTCGGGCACTTGGGTCAGGGCGGCCACGCACCAGGGAACGAGGGCTAGGAGCCCGAGAATCGTGCCAAGCAACGCGGCGGCAAGACGCAAGCGCGCTGCGCGACCGGCGAGAAGCGCAGGAATGGAGGTGAGCGCTGCGCCGACGGCGAGATGCAGCGGGGCCGTCTGCGGCCGGTTCTGCGCGAAGGCCTTCCCCCGTCGCTCGTAGACGACGTGCGGCGCGACGCCGTAGCGCTCTTCGAGGGTGGTCCGAAGCTGGTCCGGCAAGAACATCGCATCCCACTGGGAAAGAGGCACGTCGGCGCCCCTCCCCACCAAGAAGTCCGCGGCGAACACCAAACCCGTCTCTCCCGAAAGCCGTGTCGCGGCCGCACCGCGAAAGCTCGCTGGGGCGGACCGCGTGCGCGAAGCTTCCAGGCTGCCACCATCTGCGCCGTCGACGATGTCGCGGACCCGCGTCGAACAGTTGTCACGAAAGTGGTGATAGACGTACTCCCGGTTCTCGGGCAGCGCGTCGTGCTCGAGCCGCGCTGCCACCGTCTGGGCGGCCTCGGGCGACAGCGGCAAGGTCTGAACCCACACAGTGCGATCGTGCTTCACGTACTGCTGCAGCATTCGATCGCGGTCCCAGACGCTCACCCAGAACTTCGCATTGCCCCGCAGGAATGCCCAGCCAAGCTCCTCGGGAGGTGAGCCGAAGTCCGTCGTGCCGTAGTTGAAGCAGCGCGCCCTTTGCGATCGAAAGGGATAGGTCACGCAGATGGCGGCGTGCCCAAATCGTTCGAACAGGTCGTCCCCCTGCCCCATCGTGTACACGTCGATGCGCGGGGGCACCGTCGTGGCGGCAAGCAGGGGTGCCATCGCCCAGGCAGGCACGTCACTCCTCCACGCTGACGTTCCACACGCGCACCCGCGCTCGCCCGCCCAGGGCCGGCGAGTCGAGTTCGGTGTCGTGTAGCGACGCGCCGAACTCATCGAGCATCGCTTGGACCGCCGGTTGCCGCGCGACGTGATCTGGGAACGCGATCTGGCCTGCGCCAGCGCAGGCCTGCAGCTTGGCGGCGGCGTTCACGGTGCTCCCGAAGTAGTCGATGTTGGTGTTCAGCTTGACCGCGATGCAAGGGCCCGTGTTGAGGCTGGCGCGCACACGGATCTTCAGATCTTCTCGCCTCGCATGAAGGCGCTGCTGGATGCGGTAGGAGGCGCGCAAAGCAGACACCGGATCCACGAACGCCGCCATGGCAGCGTCGCCGATGGTCTTGACGATGGCGCCGCCGTGGGTACGCACTTCTTCGTAGATGTCCGCGAAGTGCCGTTTGACGTCCACGAAGGCGCCAGGGTCACCGCGTCGAACATACATCTCCGTCGACCCGACCACGTCCGTGAACAAGATCGTCTGTTCACCGACGGAAAGCTGGATGTCCGAGCCCACGTATTCCTCGGTGAACAGATCGCGAAAACCTTGGAAGCTGAAGAGCCGCGCTGGCCTGAGGGCATCGTCGGACCAATGCGCGCTTTCGACCACGAACAGCTTCGGCTCGTCGCTGTCGTTCACCAGCTCCACCGTGGGATGGGGCGCCAGACTGGAGTGCTCCGCATCCGAAGTCGCCGCTTCGAGTCGGCCCGAGGCAGCCCAGCTCAGTTCTTGTCGTGCTCCGTCTGGCTGCACGTCCACTAGTTCGCCAGCACCACCCCCGCACCGCAGGCGATATCTCCCGGGATAGAGCCGGGTTTCGACCAACAAGCGCTCTCCGGGGGCGAGCCGCTGCTGCAACTTGATGTGGTCTTTCCTGGCGGGCTCCGCACTGCAGTAGAACACCTCGGGGACTTCGCGGACCGATGGGTGCACGTGGAACACGACCTCGACGGCGTTTTCCGAGTCGGTCTGAAAGTCGATCCCACACACGGTGCATTCACCTTGTTTGGGCACTTCTCCCAAGGTGTTGATCTCCTGCCGCACACCGCGACAATGGGGACACACTACGTCCCAGGACATCTGCAACAGCCCGATGCGGGTCGCATGCAGGCACGCCAGCAGGACCTCATCCGGGGGCGAACCCCACTTTCGCGCCAGCGCGGGCACACGGATCCGACGGATGTCCATTTCGTCACCGGAGCGGACGTACTCGCACAGCTTGTCGACTAGGACGCCGTCCAGGCCCGCCTCACGCAGTCGCTGCGCATCTGCCGTCAGTCGCTCGGCACCACCCTCGTGCAAGGAAGCCGGGCCCGGCGTGAAGGGATGGGGCGCCTCGCGAGCCAGGTGCTGCTCGATCTCGCCAACCACTTTCTCGAACCCAGCGCGGATCGCCTTCAAGCCAAAGTGCAGCAGGATCCGCCCGACGAGCCCCCGCGGCACGAAGCCAAAGTAGACCGCGAGGCGCGTTCGTCCGTCGGCGGTGGGCGCGAGCTCGTAGACCGCGCGCATCACGCGGGCAAAGCCACGCTCATAGCGACGCACACAGGTCAGCGTACGCTCTGCCACCCAGGTCCAGGGCAACTCGACCCACTCACTGACGACTCCGACGTTCACGGAGCGGCCCCGCAGCTGACCGTCACGCTCCGCGAACTCCATGGTCGACATGCCCATGGCGCGGTTGAATCGCGACGTATCTGCGACGAGGGGCCACACCCGATCCGGCACCGCGTCGACCTCGAAGGTCCAGAACCCCTCGATGCGAGAGCCCAGAGCCGCGTCCGCGTCAGGCCAGGGATGCCGTTGCAGGAACTCTCCCAGAGCGAGCGGTGCCGCAGTCGTCGCCAGCTCGGTCGTCATTCCGTGGTTAGGTGTACCGCGAAATCGTGGCGAAAGCGATCGCGGCAGGTGATTCGGCCGTGCGACCAAGACCGGGAAGGCGAGTCAGCACGGTCGTGTCCGCGGAGAGCGCAGATAGCTCGCGCGCCCTCTCATTCGGGATCGCCCTTGCCTGGCCAGCTCGGGGTTGCAGTCGCCCTGCCTGCGGACGACCATCGAGAGCATGGGAGTCGAGATCGAACGCAAGTTCCTGGTCAAGGGCGATGCTTGGCGCGCCGGAGCGCGCACCATCGCGATGCGGCAGGGTTACCTGAGCACGGATCCCGATCGAACCATCCGCGTTCGCGTGGAAGGAGATCGCGCGACCCTGACCATCAAGGGCCGTTCGAGCGGAAACGCGCGGCGCGAGTACAACGTGCCCATGGACCGCGGCGACGCCGTCGAGTTGCTCGACCTGGCCGTCGGCGCGGTCATCGAAAAGACGCGCTACCTGATCGAAACGGATGGAGTCCTGTGGGAGGTGGACGAGTTCCAGGGGGCCAATGCCGGATTGGTGGTCGCGGAAGTCGAAGGCGAGAGCGAGGCGGCGTTGGCGACTGCGGTAGCGCGTGCGCCAGACTGGCTCGGTCGCGAGGTCAGTGATGACACGCGCTTCTTCAACGCAGCGTTGGCAGAACGGCCCTTTGCTGCCTGGCCAGTACAGGAGCGAAGCGAAGTGAGCGGCGGCTGATCGGGCTTCCGCAGGCGGAAGGTAGGCGGATGTAGGATCGCGAGGGATTCGGGGCAAGCACCGGATTGCCAGACGTCATTTGACGCACCCATCGCGGTGTTCCCATCCCATGCCATGCTCGTTCTCAGGGGTGCGAGCCGAGTTGCATTGGGTTAGACTGGGGCCGTCATGGTCAAGATTCCTTCTCTGAGTGCTGCTAGGTACACGGTTCGTTCCCATCGACGATTGGGGCTGGGCGTCTGCGCCTTGTTCGTGCTGGTCGCCTGCTCCAGCGGGGAAGACCGCAAGTTCGACAACACGGGCGGCAGCGCAGGCTCGGGCGCCACGGACGGGGGCAGTAGTGGCGGCACCTCAGGTTCTGGCGGCAGTGCGGGCTCGGGCGGCGGCTCGGCGTCAGGCGGGACTGCAGGGTCAGGTGGAAGCGCCGGCTCGGGCGGAACTGCGGGCAGCGGGGGCAGCGCGGGGTCAGGCGGCAGCTCGGGCTCGGGCGGCAGCGCAGGCTCGGGCGGCAGCTCGGGTTCCGGCGGCTCCGGTGGGACGGGCGGTGCTAGCTGCACGACTTCCGACCCCGAGTGTGAGTGCGTTGGCGGCAAGGTGCAGGCGAAGGACTTCGACGGCGACGGGCAGGGCAGCATCAAGTGTGTCGCCGCTCCGGGCACCGATTGCGACGACAAGGACAAGAACTACCAAGTCAACCTGTGCGGTGGTTGCGCGAAGCTCACGGGTGTCCCGGGGCAACTGTGCAACCAGTGCGGCATATGGGCCTGCAACGGCAAGGAAGCGATTCAGTGCTCCGTCGCCACCCCTGCACCCACGCGCTGCAACGGCAACACGCCCGAGACTTGCGTCGGAGGCAATTGGTCCCCG
Protein-coding regions in this window:
- a CDS encoding DUF5939 domain-containing protein, translated to MTTELATTAAPLALGEFLQRHPWPDADAALGSRIEGFWTFEVDAVPDRVWPLVADTSRFNRAMGMSTMEFAERDGQLRGRSVNVGVVSEWVELPWTWVAERTLTCVRRYERGFARVMRAVYELAPTADGRTRLAVYFGFVPRGLVGRILLHFGLKAIRAGFEKVVGEIEQHLAREAPHPFTPGPASLHEGGAERLTADAQRLREAGLDGVLVDKLCEYVRSGDEMDIRRIRVPALARKWGSPPDEVLLACLHATRIGLLQMSWDVVCPHCRGVRQEINTLGEVPKQGECTVCGIDFQTDSENAVEVVFHVHPSVREVPEVFYCSAEPARKDHIKLQQRLAPGERLLVETRLYPGRYRLRCGGGAGELVDVQPDGARQELSWAASGRLEAATSDAEHSSLAPHPTVELVNDSDEPKLFVVESAHWSDDALRPARLFSFQGFRDLFTEEYVGSDIQLSVGEQTILFTDVVGSTEMYVRRGDPGAFVDVKRHFADIYEEVRTHGGAIVKTIGDAAMAAFVDPVSALRASYRIQQRLHARREDLKIRVRASLNTGPCIAVKLNTNIDYFGSTVNAAAKLQACAGAGQIAFPDHVARQPAVQAMLDEFGASLHDTELDSPALGGRARVRVWNVSVEE
- a CDS encoding pitrilysin family protein yields the protein MKSLISRALAAALFATAATATAAPKLSVEQYQLDNGLTVLLSQDRRLPVVAVEVRYLVGSANERPRRSGFAHLFEHLMFQGSQNYPDEYFKPFEPLGADINGTTNQDRTNYYERVPSNYLELALWMESDRMFHMLPALTQSGLDNQRDVVKNERRQRYENVPYGMSWIYLTQNLFPAGHPYHEPVIGSHQDLTAASLDDVKGFFREYYTPANAVVTVVGDFKPDAAKALIGKYFADAAPGKRAEPPKAALPSFSKIEHITRTDDVKLPRVTFAWPTPALFEAGDAELDLMSSVLSRGKTSRLYKPLVYDQKVAKDVTAFQASMRLGSFYVVQATAAPKVSVEQLEKALKKALTDALAKPPSADELARAKNGYKKDFYERLESVVSRASTLATYYQHTGSADYLERDLARYMDADAQRVHDAAKRWLKLDGYLRLDIVPGAKAGGAQ
- a CDS encoding SPFH domain-containing protein, which codes for MSTPETNRLPDPNTWRGARPIEDPEKTKRWGFVTAKPSEYLVHVRRGRVLGTSGQGASCFKWPWDAVAIVPTSLQRLAFRADQVTLEKVGVEVVGLAVYRIADPLIAYRVLNFSFPERAQQKLEETLTQMFVGATRRLVANLPVEDCLKKRKSALAAELLREVAPVVGGEGTPDDTTDKGWGVVIDTIEIQEVRVLSAGVFASMQAPFRSELERAARQARADAERDIALRDEDCRKSIEEAKIRTTLAVQAERSSLERAEAEARLERALRDETTRRDVERARLDASAEVEAHALRLQEQTREQQAEAEAHTRRRLQRAKQIELETHEALLLAARAQAELAALELDANVAKRERELVVVGNEGRLRAELALLDAQAEREAAEAHARRSTADHLPALAAAMSQRFENVNLTHIGGDPSAAFGSIAHAIRGVLDIVNSSSSKQSAP
- a CDS encoding DUF4105 domain-containing protein, translated to MPAWAMAPLLAATTVPPRIDVYTMGQGDDLFERFGHAAICVTYPFRSQRARCFNYGTTDFGSPPEELGWAFLRGNAKFWVSVWDRDRMLQQYVKHDRTVWVQTLPLSPEAAQTVAARLEHDALPENREYVYHHFRDNCSTRVRDIVDGADGGSLEASRTRSAPASFRGAAATRLSGETGLVFAADFLVGRGADVPLSQWDAMFLPDQLRTTLEERYGVAPHVVYERRGKAFAQNRPQTAPLHLAVGAALTSIPALLAGRAARLRLAAALLGTILGLLALVPWCVAALTQVPELRFNEVLLLLLPTDFVLLSSNARLRRQYLAVRLAGLVLASLLLGVGVLRQPLLVLAVAVAAPLAWLWQRHATARFASTTTS
- a CDS encoding CYTH domain-containing protein — translated: MGVEIERKFLVKGDAWRAGARTIAMRQGYLSTDPDRTIRVRVEGDRATLTIKGRSSGNARREYNVPMDRGDAVELLDLAVGAVIEKTRYLIETDGVLWEVDEFQGANAGLVVAEVEGESEAALATAVARAPDWLGREVSDDTRFFNAALAERPFAAWPVQERSEVSGG